Below is a genomic region from Gadus morhua chromosome 4, gadMor3.0, whole genome shotgun sequence.
TAGGGTTCCACACTCACTCTTCTATCGCGGTCTATTGACCCACTGAAGATACCTGGGCCTCCCCCTGACCACCCTATAAAGCATCTAGTTCCCCCGCTGCAAGCCCCCCGAGTGTTACGTTGTTTTGATCGCCGTATATGTTTGAATCAAGTTACGTTTATTGTAGTGAGAAATACCTGGAAGAAAATAGAATTTAGTGCGGAAAGTAAAGTAGTCTATATTCACTGTCCTTTGAGGGTAGAGCTGAACCATGGATCATTGGAGCAAAATAATTGTTTGCCGTCTTAAAAAAGGCTACATTAGCGGTAAAGCACTTCAAATATTTGCCCCAATAAATCCTCATATTGCCTATGGTTATTTGTAAACACGTGTAATGTGTATGCAAAACAATAATTGACACAATCCTGGATGAgctagagaggagagcagagataggggagaggaggaagagaagagagaggaaggagagaggagaaactaagaggagaggatggagaggagagctgacaagagaaagtcacggtactcacacacatgaggGGCATCTTTACATGTAGTCACTGTGAACTTTGTGTAAGTGTGGAACACATGTTGGGATGTTGTATATGGTGGACATTAAAAGTCATTGACTCATTAGCTTTTTTTCCATTTGTATTTAAATccgtatcatacattttattgtgTCTTCATTCATGATTCAGAGGTAAAGCAATGATTTGATTATTATGATGCAAATTAATCCCAGAAACTAGTTATACATAATTGCTACCATAAACAATTGTATAGCAGttaaccattaaaaaaaacatgagaaaaAAACTACGAAGTAGGTATATACTGTAATGTAATAATTTACAATgggttatattttataatagtcAGAGTTATTTTCTTACAACAATAATGCAGTTCACTCAGATCTCagatagtagagattctaattcagggaacaacattagttgttttggttgtttgattattttattatcaaacaaagctCTTAGGTCTGTTTTACtggacaggtgagatgatcaggggggcagagtttgtaCCACCCTCATGATCACATGGacagaggaatggatagagaggctctcTAAAGTtacagccagtagcagagtagatatgaaccctggcttccacatcatagaaggagaccagaccctcatcataatcaacaaacacccccaccttctggagctcagctctcagaggaaGACGGAAAGCAGTGTTACCATTAAACACCATCCCATCCTCGTCGTAGTAAAGTGTCCAGTAACCCTTCTCAGGGCTCACTATGATCAGaccttttctgtcgatggactctctggccactcccaAACGCCATGCAGTCTTGTCTTtgacctggacctcaaagtaaaatatCCATGAAGAGAAgttctgcctcgtgagaacataTACATACTTTGTAAATCTCTTCGGGTTGTCTTGGAGTTTCTTccctacacctccatcatgtacttgtttcccatcatTAGACAGGATGAGactgggatgagctgtatcgggatccagagtcacatctacttcatactgctgggccctcttcagttcagcatcacacaGCTTCTTCAtttccatgttcagtgtctcctccagctgatccagggatctcctcaaggtccctacgtatgacggaggacggacctccaccgttgTCCAGTCCCTGGCGGGTGGAGGattcttcagggatctgaaggcctggaggaagtggaggtggtctttagtgtgtgagagctgcttcatctctgagcttctattggtcagagcTTCtacctcctgctccagctctctgATGTGGCCTACAGCTTGTTTCGTTGTGGATTTCAGTCTCTCATTAACCATTTGGTTAAGGTCCtcctggcacttttcaatgGAGCGCATCAGAGCGGTGAGGACCTGCAGACCATCggcaatctctctgtctgcattgGCTTGGTTGCGTTTAGctgtgtctttaatctcctgaatatttctttgtctctcctggatcatctgctgaacttcagcctcCATCTTTcccagctgggccatcttcacttcatattcctcctttaaaggtacaacaggatgggaccagTGGTCtttctctgtgcagaactgacacacacacacctgttcagtctggcagaagagctccagaagtcggtcgtgtttcttacacatcctgtcatccagacggtccataggctcgaccagccgatgtttcttcaggactgcgactctctgatgtggctccaggtgggtttgacAGAAAGACATGAAACactctaggcaggacttcaaagccttcagctgggtcccagtacagacgtcacagggaacttctgctggtccaacacaaggctgctcttttactcgtacagAAGTTCCAAACCGATCAATCATCTCTGATGAGAGGATATTGACCCGTAAATCAGGTCTCGCGTTGAAAAGGTcattgcaaacaggacatttgtgctggacttgttcatcccaaaACAtagtaatacaggttctgcagaagttgtgtccacatggcgTGGTAACtggactgctgaacacatccaggcagatggaacatgaaaagttctcctcagaccaggaagtgttttcagaggccattcctagacgcAGACAAGAAGCTATATGTATTGAGCAATACCATTACTTTTGTTATTCCATAACTGTAAACAGGATTTGACTTCTCTCAAAGTTGTGCTTTTTTACTCACCTTTTTGTGGTTTCTGTTTCTTAGACATTTTTTTCCAAAATGATTCCCTTATTATTACCGTAAGTTGTATTTCCTTAACAagatgtcctctcctctccttccccaacacctggctcctcccctggcAGCTGGCACTGCCCCCACGGACACAGTTCAATAACGGTTCAAGTTCCACACTCTGGCTTTGGGGGCATTCATGCGCTGTAATTCAAATGcgttgatgtgttttttttaaaaataattgaAAACAGAATATATGACAAAACACAGACCAATGGCCGGTGCACAACCAGACTGGGAGTAAGAGATATGTAAAAACAGTTTACTTGACTTGTCCTGATGCTGGTAATTTTCTACACAgtctttaaagaaaaaaataaagaaataaaagcaaCACTCTCCCTGTGGGTCCAGGTTATATGTGCTATTAtggtttgtgttttaatattgAGTTAACGCTGGTAGTTATATAAGGCTTATCTCCCAGACTTCAACCTCATGAAACAGCTGCATCACGTGGCTCAGGGtagggcagacgaaccagaccAACAAATTCACTATTCAGAGACGCACAACTGGTATCTGTAATTTAGTTCTAGTTGTTATCAAGGTGTGCATTGAGCCTCAGAAAATGAGAAAATAGTGGGTGGAGGAGTCTGTGTCCCTCCTGGCTAGGGGGCTACGGAGTTCGGAATTTGAGGAAGTACAAACTTTTGGGAGCGGTTCTTTCAGACAGTACCTCTACAATGCTGACGCCTTAATGAAGCTGTTAAGGTCCTTGTTATCTGGCTATCCGGGCAACATTTCTGCCTGATGGGAAATTGAGACCCACTCATCAGGAGACTTCCGTTCTGGGGGGTAGTTAAGAACGTAATActaaagcacaaacacacacaatagagaTGGGGATTCGAGTCTGAGACTCGGACTCGAGTCGCACTAAAGTCGCACAAACGGCGACTTCAGGCTTGACTTGTGACTCCACCCAAAAGACTTCAGACTTGACTCGGACTCGAGCTTCGAGACTTGTCAAGTCATGCAATTATAGCTTTAAATCTAAGTTCattggtgtatttgtattagggatgggcaacgatcgCCGAATAGTTGAATAGTCTGAGTCacgtagaatatcgaataatgtatgtgactatcgttatttattaaacggctcttctcaatgctgcggaacgctccgttcacttgcatgggccttcaaaACTTCCAGCAGTGAATTTTTTTTGGAAGCATATTGCTAAGCATACAATGACCGCTGttaaggaaagtggattttttgccgtcAGTCGTAttactccgcaagtagtccggtaacttatcaaccccagcatccttggttgctaagcaacgtcaacgtctttggctgacTATATcgctgctgatcaacactacgaatgctggtaacaaatcaattgtaaaaagacacagagtgtgaagttacttttcttgttttggcaagtagccgtatAATAAGCAGAATAATGCATAGAACGTCCGCGATCATTATTGTAAATAAGCCTTATtctcccgataatgaccggtgttctatacattatcccttaccaGACCAGATGGCCagagacttgagacttgacttggaCTTCTGGCAAAAGACTTGAGAATTGACTTGAACTTGCCCCTCAAAGACTCTAGACTTGACTTGGAATCGAGCTCAAAGACTTGAGAGTCGTCGTCCAACGAATGTCTTGTGAACAtctctgacgcacacacacacacacacacacacacacacacacacacacacacacacacacacacacacacacacacacacacacacacacacacacacacacacacacacacacaccttgtgttTGATACATTACACAACTTGAATACTCAATCTTAGCCTCCAGAAACAAATACACTGTTATATCTGCAGAATAGATGggtagccagacagacagagaggcaggtaggtagaaagagggggagagcccTAAGCCCTCTATAGGACAAGGAAACCCTCCACTAAAAAGCCAGTGGGAAGGAACCCAGAGACAGAGCCCAGAAGAGGTATTCTCCAACAACTGATGCGAGTTTCTTTCACCACAGTCTTTATAAAACCGACCCTATCTCTTTGTGTCCAGGTTATATGTGCTTTTATGGTTCATGATTTGATATTGAGGCAACGATGGACGTTTTATGAGGCTTATCTCCTGGACTTAAACCCATAAATGTATAAAGTATGTGTCCgcagacgacacacacacacacacacacacacacacacacacacacacacacacacacacacacacacacactccttcactCAGGTCCAGCAGGTTTGTTTTTTGGGTTGTTCCTCCTCTGTTCTTTCTCGGCTCGTGTTTTTCTTAAAGCAacgaacagaacagaacagagaaaCGGAAGGTAGaaagcttctcctcctccctcccctctcggTGCGGTGGTGGGACCAACTATAGCGCCACGTGGAGCCGTGTGGTTTGCTTCGGCAGTGCCGGGGAACCCtgaggtgagagacagagagacggtcaTATCTGACCCATGAGCACCACACGCCAACCCCCCTTTACCGTAGAGTCTACACAACCGCAGATATTCACCGCCTTCTACCGGTGAACGACCACGTGACTGCACGTATCTAAAAGGCacctatggaagcatatatgacGCAAAATTCAAGtgacaatgcaatttgcaattcaataagttattgcattatgcaattgacaattcattatgcatttAATGTGTTATTCAAAGTGTACTTTAGCATGCAAAGTAACAATGAAATCCTCAATTCAATTTGAAAAAGTAATAACTatcaaaatataattataataataataatgataaaatataGCTGCATGcggcaatgtgggtgtcaagcataatgggactcgataAGCTAATTCTGACTGACCCCCCCCTAACCTCCCACTGCTgtattgtactttactttattttactttattatttattttacattatttacatttctatttggtatactgttgttcttgttctatttatatattatttattttctcgaaTGCACCAATTGGGAAAGCTTACTAaaaatttcgttgtacttcactcgtgcaatgacaataaaaggctttctattctattctatttctattctattctattctattctaattcTGCctggcggacgtaatcggccggGTGGCTAAATGGCGACCGTCTCGGTAAGCGGTAATAACGACAGATGGTGGAATGACCTAGAGCGATATGCGAGTATGcgtcaatgtaaaaaaaatggaatgtgTCCCTACCTAGTGTTAAGGGCACATTATTGTCTGGCTAATAAATCACACAAAtgcataggggtattcggaacaatatccctaacagagacacaatgtcaacaagcatccgttctggaggtggttcatgaagcatctaatccagtgggaattgcagtttattttgtaagtgggcggaatggcaaatatagtcattgttgcattatacattatgCACTGCTTGTCGCAACACGAACGCACTGTCTACCCGTTGATGAGCGCTGTTCAACGCAACTAACATTGATATGACGGAAGTGGTGTTCTGATTGTATGCTGTATGACAGATTGACATGATGATTTAATATGATTGATATGTTATCAGCTTTATATAACACAGTATATGATGACCATGATAAAATGCATATGATTAGATATAATTTACTGACAATGAAAGCTTTTGGCAAATGGTTATTATGACAAcgaaaatacattgaagttgcTGGAATAGAGGACTGGACATAGGTGTTGATTACGCCGCGGACgctggggacgcgtccccaccagatttcgtcaagattcattttgtacccaccacaattattatggattattacactgGTCTTCTCAATGCATGGAATGCTCAGTTTACTTgtatgggctcttcacaacttccggcggtgtattatatttgataattcaccgttgttAATTATAATTGactgctgtcaaggaaaacaaaggactttttgcctctaatgacgtctttggtatcactcctcaagcagtccggtaacttttcaaccccagagTCTTCGGTTGCTaggcgacgtcaacgtctttggtggactatttctctgctgatcaacactacgaatgctggtaacaaataaattgaaaaCAATGTAAGCGCCGCCACTACGACAATTAGACGTCAATGTCGGAGTGGCGTTAAGTCTGAATGGAAGGCGGTCCCCCTTTAAAATGCTACCTTTTCACTGCAGTATTCACTTGCTGTTGTAGTGTCAATATGGTCCGATTTTAAACAAGATTGAAGATTCTAGGGAACAAAGTTACATACAGTGTTAATAAGAGTTTAATAATGTAAAttgtaatgtaaaaaaaatatggatTTTATCAGGCGGGCCACAGTTGTGCAACCAGACACTCTTGGAAACAGTACAAAGAAACTGAATAATGCATTACCTACAATAAATAGTATCCAAATTGTGCATTTTGAATACTGCAATTTGACCCCTATCCATCTTTAGAATGGGCCTATATAGGTGTCTTGCCTAATCATCCAACATAGTCATTTACTTGTGTGTTatgaacatatacacacattccAAATAGGTATAACAATATATTAGCACATAACTAGCTTAATTAAAAGCTAAATGACAATAAAGAGTCAcctgaacagggacttgaaccTCGGACCCCCAGATTACCAATGTAATGGCAGAAGGTCGGTTACTACGGGCTGCTACCATGTGAGCTACCACCCAGAACATCGTTAACAATGGCTGCTACAGTGTGAGCTACCACCAAGAACTTCAGTTACTAATGGCATGGCTGCTACAGTGTGAGCTACCACCAAGAACATCAGTGGATTTGTATGATAGTAGTTTATTTGAAGTGCTCAGCACAGGGAACCCTGCAATCTTCCGGGGATTCCAAAGTACAGGCTAGCTTGTGACAGGTTACAGTAGCGTCAATATGGAAGTAAAATGTAGGAGTTTTTTGTGTTCATACAAGCAGAGATACTTCGGTACATAGTTGTCATTCATTGGGCAAAGCATTTCAAATTGAAAGGTTGCCACGGAGAACCTATTTCGCCATTTATTAGCTGGTGATAATTCATCCCAAGAACCATGTTGACTGTTTCTATTGTAAAGAAGCCTCACGTCGCTGTGGTTATATTATGTCATCTAAGCAGTTATGTTTACAAATCGTGTCAACCTTTCTAACTATATTTAACCATTCACACATTTTTCCAGAATAAAAAATCTGCGTTCGGCCAACGATCGAGTGAGTCTGAGCTGAGCTGTTTAAGTTCCCATAAAGGAGTAAATCCTTGTTgtcacaataaataaataaatccctccccccacccccaacattGAGATCTACAAACAATAAAAAGCAAGATATAAAACGAAACTCCAGTCTGCggaaccaaatatatatataaagaaattACATGAAAACCAAGGCAAGACCATGCCAAATCCAGCAGAATCCAGGAAATCTCTTCTCCTTCTAGCTTGTAGGAAGATATGGTGATCCCAGTGTCCAAGAAGAGGTAGTGCCACTCATAACAAAGACCTTAGAAATGACACTGCTACCCTCTATTTAATCCCAGAGATACGCGTTCACATCCAGAGGATAAAAAACATGCACAAAAAATACGAATAATGTCCTGTGTTTTTCCTACTCTTACCGGTATTTTCGGAGAACTAAGTGTAGTGCATTGGATACACGTATTCAGGTTAGATAATTCAAAGTCAGAAATAATGAGATTTGAAACAAAAGATGAACAAAATGTTGCTTGAGTCTTGGGGGAAGGGAGGCGTGGTCTGAAGGGGTTGTGAAGCTACATCACATTGACACCCATGAGGGTAAACGGtatatatattacacacagTTGTGTAAGATACATGTATATGTATTGCAACGACAAATGTTCCCCTAGGTCTTTTTTGTTGCCGATGTTTGTATCCAGGATCACCATTGCCGGGGTGGGGAGGTTGGTTGCCAACAGGGCAAAGAGTTCCACCAATCACCGGGAATGGATTTCACATTCAACGTAGCGTTGGCGAGGTTCGGTATCCACACCTCAACCGGGACTATCAAATTCGGCTTTTACCCCAACCTGCAGTTCCTTGGGAAAGCTTTGTGCTGGTTTCCCAAACCAAACAGGCCAGGTTTACCCTCTGTGTATGGTGCACTGTGTATCAGTGGCAGGCGAGTCCATGGTGATTGGCGAGTCCAAACTCGTCCGTATTGCAATTTGCCTTCGACAGGTCGCAGAGAGCTCCCCCCACACAGGAGGtgtcaggaagagagagagaggttgagagagagagagagaggtaggtagagagtgagaagagagagagagagagaaaggtagagagagatagaaaggtaggtagagaaagagaagagagagagagagagagagagagagagagagagagagagagagagagagagagagagagagagagagagagagagagagagagagagagagagagagagagagagagagagagagagagagagaggatggatggaaggacagTGGTGTACTTTTTCACTAAATTTAATGGACGTTATCAGAGGTTATCAGCCCCATAGCTATGGGTCAGTAGAGGCCTACTCTACCTCCCAGAAGGTTTCGAAGGCCATTATCATCCATCCTTATGTTTgaagtctatatatatattttttttttacgtttttcgacatatgttttgaatttgaatatatatacatctaaatatatatatacacctttatttataacataaatatatgtatctGTATTTATGTTATAAAGACTGAAATAAACCAGTCGACAGAGTGAATGGGAGCTACGCCTCTGGCCAGCGGCTTTTTCAGGGATTTTATTTTGAATGGTTTGCATCGTTTACAGAACTAGGGCACCCCCTGGTGGTTGAAACATTGATTACTCAATGGACAACAAGTGTGCCGCCTCactcagccccagagtccaatcagtctgactcggccAGGTGAGGATGCCTCAACCACACATCAGCAGAAAACCCACAATATTTGACAGAAAAAATGTACTTTaagtacatttttattcaaatctcaaaagtttacaaacattgtattgtgttgtcaaACATGATTCAAAAATGATAAAGGAGTGTATTTGGTTAAAAAAATCGACTTAACATTTCACATTATGTATCCttatgtaatattatatattattattattatcattaaaagTATAAAAACAATTCAGATAAAAAGACATTGAACATTGTAGTGTATTCTTAGAAGTTATAATGGGTAATATTGTTTATAGTACACAGTGTTAGTGGCTTAATGTATTGGTCCTTCAGATCTCAGATCTCACATTGTAGAGATTGTAATTCAGGTAACAACATcaattgttttggttgtttgattattttattgtcAAACAAAGGCcctgtctgtttgattgacaggtgagatgatcaggggggcagagtttgtaCCTTCTTCATGTAAACATGGACAGAGGAGTGGATAAagaggctcactgaaggtgcagccagtagcagagtagatatgaaccctggcttccacatcatagaaggagaccagaccctcattataatcaacaaacacccccaccttctggagctcagctctcagagggagacggatggcagggttatcattaaatGACAACCCATCCTTGCTGAATTTAATACTCCAGCAACCTCTCCCAGGGGTCAGATATATAATGCCTTTTCTtttgatggactctctggcaaCACCAACATGCCATtgagtcttgtctttaacctggacctcaaagtaaaatctccctaaggagaagctctgcctcatgagaacacatacacactctgtaAATCTCTttgggttgtctgggagttccCTGACAACCCAAAGAGATccaacacctccatcatgtacttgtttcccatcatcagacaggatgagctggGATGgtgctgtatcaggatccagagtcacatgtacttcatactgctggaccctcttcagttcagcaactcgcagcttcttcatctcaaTGTTCAGTTTcccctccagctgatccagggatctcctcaaggtccctacgtatgacggaggatggacctccaccgtcgtccagtccctggtgggtggaggattcttcagggatctgaaggcctggaggaagtggaggtggtctttagtgtgtgagagctgcttcacctctgagcttctattggtcagatcttctatttcctgctccagctctttgatgaggtcttcagcttgtttcgttgtggatttcagtctctctttaaccatttgtttgagatcatcctggcacttttcaatgcagcgcatcagagcagtgaggacctgcacaccatcagttatctctctgtctgcatctgcttTGCTGCATTTTAAtgtgtctttaatctcctgaatgtttttttgtctcttctggatcatctgctgaacttcagcctctatcttccccagctgggccttCTTCACTACATATTCCTtatttagaggtacaacaggatgggacctgtggtctgtctctgtgcagaactgacacaaaaacacctgttcagtctggcagaagagctccagaagtcggtcgtgtttcttacacatcatgtcttccagacggtctgtaggctcgaccagccgatgtttcttcaggcctgctactctctgatgtggctccaggtgggtttggcagtaagagatagaacacactaggcaggacttcactgCCTTCAGcttggtcccagtacagacgtcacagggaacttctcctggtttaacacaaagctgctcttttactcgtaccGATGTTCGAAACTGAGtggccagctctgataagagggtattgatccgtaaatcaggtcttgtgttgaaaagcaTGTTGCAAAgaggacatttgtactggactAGTTCATCCCAGAACTGTGTAATACatgttctgcagaagttgtgtccacatggtgtggaaactggacTCCTGAatacatccagacagatggaacatgaaaaagTGTttgcagaggccattcctagagacagacgacaaggtttatgtaacGAGCAATACCATCA
It encodes:
- the LOC115541740 gene encoding zinc finger protein RFP-like, coding for MASANTFSCSICLDVFRSPVSTPCGHNFCRTCITQFWDELVQYKCPLCNMLFNTRPDLRINTLLSELATQFRTSVRVKEQLCVKPGEVPCDVCTGTKLKAVKSCLVCSISYCQTHLEPHQRVAGLKKHRLVEPTDRLEDMMCKKHDRLLELFCQTEQVFLCQFCTETDHRSHPVVPLNKEYVVKKAQLGKIEAEVQQMIQKRQKNIQEIKDTLKCSKADADREITDGVQVLTALMRCIEKCQDDLKQMVKERLKSTTKQAEDLIKELEQEIEDLTNRSSEVKQLSHTKDHLHFLQAFRSLKNPPPTRDWTTVEVHPPSYVGTLRRSLDQLEGKLNIEMKKLRVAELKRVQQYEVHVTLDPDTAPSQLILSDDGKQVHDGGVGSLWVVRELPDNPKRFTECVCVLMRQSFSLGRFYFEVQVKDKTQWHVGVARESIKRKGIIYLTPGRGCWSIKFSKDGLSFNDNPAIRLPLRAELQKVGVFVDYNEGLVSFYDVEARVHIYSATGCTFSEPLYPLLCPCLHEEGTNSAPLIISPVNQTDRAFV